From Corvus moneduloides isolate bCorMon1 chromosome 4, bCorMon1.pri, whole genome shotgun sequence, one genomic window encodes:
- the LOC116442924 gene encoding endonuclease domain-containing 1 protein-like, with protein sequence MLRLLLLLQVLASCLWLGHSEVFNDFASCPTFFYEGFTPNNALQPANPAWICQRYKNQYRFATLYDKTRRIPVYSAYIYQPGSSPRPKLWFVEPQLIGNNNLKEMETEQTLLQKGFTMKDIEQNQAVLGDYDNLIGLDHGHLSPSGHQNSYSNKAATFTLTNIVPQDTSLNKGAWNIYEFRTMATESQGCNTTYVITGAVPGNTTAKNRVNVPSHIWSAACCLVGTTPGKAWGVIAENNRNYKFPLLTLGQLESDLTKLYGGNQVTLFHSACPR encoded by the exons ATGCTgcgcctgctgctgctgctgcaggtgttgGCCAGCTGCCTCTGGCTGGGACACAGCGAGGTCTTCAATGACTTTGCAAGTTGTCCTACGTTTTTCTATGAAGGGTTCACCCCAAATAATGCCCTGCAGCCAGCAAACCCAGCCTGGATCTGCCAGCGCTACAAAAACCAGTATCGTTTTGCCACCCTGTACGACAAAACACGGCGCATTCCCGTGTACTCTGCTTATATCTACCAGCCTGGATCTTCCCCAAGACCTAAATTGTGGTTTGTTGAGCCCCAG CTGATAGGGAATAATAATCTCAAGGAGATGGAAACAGAGCAAACCCTCCTTCAAAAAGGGTTCACCATGAAGGATATAGAACAGAACCAGGCTGTCCTCGGAGACTACGACAACCTGATTGGTTTGGACCATGGCCATTTGAGCCCCAGTGGCCATCAAAACAGTTATAGCAACAAGGCGGCTACTTTCACCCTCACCAACATAGTGCCTCAGGATACCAGTCTTAACAAGGGTGCCTGGAACATCTACGAGTTTAGAACAATGGCCACAGAGAGCCAGGGCTGTAATACCACCTACGTCATCACGGGTGCTGTGCCTGGGAACACCACGGCCAAAAACAGGGTTAATGTACCCAGCCACATCTGgtcagctgcctgctgcctggTGGGCACAACGCCAGGGAAGGCGTGGGGGGTCATTGCTGAAAACAACAGGAACTACAAGTTCCCGCTCCTCACGCTGGGGCAGCTGGAGTCTGATTTGACCAAGCTCTATGGAGGGAATCAGGTTACTCTGTTCCACAGTGCCTGTCCCCGCTAA
- the LOC116442923 gene encoding endonuclease domain-containing 1 protein-like, producing MLWLLLLQVLASCLWLGHSEVVNSFETSCPQFFFRETPPNEGLEPQNPAWICQRFKSQYYFATLYDRKMRIPVYSAYIYQPGPGKRPKTWLVEPQLIGPTYPKTMEKEWTLLNQYNVSLEKISQSQAILHDYKNLTGLNRGHLNPNGHHDDYSSRMATFTLTNIVPQDAELNGGAWNNYEQQTMIRRTQGCTTTYAIVGAVPGNNYIARGRVNKPSHLWSAACCVVDNNYIKAWAVIAENDKNQVELLTLGELEDMLTELYGRGQVSLFDSDCPRE from the exons atgctgtggctgctgctgctgcaggtgttgGCAAGCTGCCTCTGGCTGGGACACAGCGAGGTGGTGAACTCCTTTGAAACTTCATGTCCTCAGTTTTTTTTCCGGGAGACCCCCCCAAATGAAGGCCTGGAGCCACAGAACCCAGCCTGGATCTGCCAGCGCTTCAAGAGCCAGTATTACTTTGCCACTCTGTACGACAGGAAGATGCGTATTCCTGTGTACTCTGCCTACATCTACCAGCCTGGACCTGGCAAGAGACCTAAAACATGGCTGGTTGAGCCCCAG CTGATTGGCCCAACTTATCCCAAAACTATGGAAAAAGAGTGGACACTCTTAAATCAATACAATGTCAGCTTAGAGAAAATCAGCCAGAGCCAGGCTATCCTTCATGACTACAAGAACCTGACAGGTTTGAACCGGGGCCATTTGAACCCCAATGGCCACCATGATGACTACAGCAGCAGGATGGCTACCTTCACCCTCACCAACATAGTGCCCCAGGATGCGGAACTCAACGGCGGCGCCTGGAACAACTACGAGCAGCAAACAATGATCAGGAGGACCCAGGGCTGTACAACCACCTACGCCATTGTGGGTGCTGTGCCTGGGAACAACTACATCGCCAGGGGGAGGGTTAATAAACCCAGCCACCTCTGGTCAGCTGCCTGCTGCGTGGTGGACAACAACTACATAAAGGCTTGGGCAGTCATTGCTGAAAACGACAAGAACCAGGTCGAGCTCCTCACACTGGGGGAGCTGGAGGACATGTTGACCGAACTCTATGGGAGGGGACAGGTTTCCCTGTTTGATAGTGACTGTCCCCGGGAGTAA